The following nucleotide sequence is from Oncorhynchus clarkii lewisi isolate Uvic-CL-2024 chromosome 6, UVic_Ocla_1.0, whole genome shotgun sequence.
TCTCACTCCATGACTAATCAGTCAAGGTCAAATGTGGACATACGTGCGACACCTTTTCTTTGGCTCAGAGAGAGGACGGGTGGGTTCACTCTAAAGGGGACTGCAACGACAGTCAACCTTTCCCACAGAAAGGACACGGTTTGTGAGCAGAACTTTGATACAATGCCACAAGCCGAGTCACAGATTAAGACTCCTGCAGCCCATTGGAACATGAATACAGTGCTCTACTAACTCTGTACTCCAGTGCCCATAACAGTAAAAAGACTACAACAAATGATCATCAGAGGAGCCAAATGGAGGGTTCTATCTTACCGCAGTCCATTATTGTAATGTAAGCCCTATCTGATGTTTTTTAACTGCTGCATTTCCTGTGTTACAATCTATATATCAGTTAAGGGTGATATCAAAGGTTGTCATAAGCAGATATGGCAAATCGTCTTCGCCCACTAACTTCCCTGTTCAAAAATCTAAAGACTAGTTGTTATATTAGTGTATTAACCAACTGCAATTAGCTATATTATTTACCAGGATGTCATGCCACTCAGAGTAACTGTAGTTACTCAAATCAAACATACAGGACAAAGCTTTCTGCACTACAATTATAGATCACCTATGAGATAGCTCTACACATGATATGACATTTAGTCAATGGTATCACTCAATAACCATGGCATTCACTCCAGTCCCACGTCACATAAACCTAGTCACACAGATTCACCAAGTCACCTGCGGTGTTGGTAATTACCCTCCCAGGAAAGTAAGTTCTCTAATATCTGAGTTCATGTGCAAGTACTGTAGTAGGGCAGCTCACCTGCTCTGAGGAGTGCAGAACACTGGGTTTAGCCTTCTCTGGGTCTGCATCTTCACCACTTTCCAGCTTGCCTTTCTTACAGGACCTGCAGATCAGTGAGAGCCCACAGAGAGTGAGGATGCCTGACGCAGTGCCCAGCGTGGCACCAAGGACAGCAGCTGTGGTGAAAATCATGCTGGTCAACAAGGGCAACACAGGAAAAAATAAAGAGGAAGAAGAAAGGAAGCTAAATATGTCCAAGTTACTCTTCAGGCAGCATTACAAATAAAGATGCGGAGATGCTGATTGGTTAGTCTGTAGCAAATGTCCCACAAAAATAGGACGATTTTTCAGGAGACAGGCTGCACTTCATTCGGGTCCCAGCAGTTGGTTGCAAGCACTTTCAGTATGCAGTTCCCTCATCCAGAGACAGAGGGATAATGTTCCTGTCTGCAGAAGAGAACAGCATGAGAGAGAGGAAGCCTGCCTTGTCTACTTGCATATATTCagtgagaggaggggtgagaaaagacaaagggagagaaaggagtgggagggtagaggctggctggctgctagcTGGTTAGGACAGAATATGTATGTTTCATTGATgcttcccttctctgtctctttttgCTCTTTAGCTCTATGTTCctttctcttccttccttctcttcctcactACCACTTTCCTGTTGCCCTCAGACCCATCCATGTCTGGCATCTGAATGACGTCAGAGGTAAAAATCCTACTCCCCAGAATAACCTTTTTTTTACACACCAAcagaaagtttaaaaaaaataggctgatctcattctccttctctcaACGCACTATCCCCATTATGCTGTTCAGCCAGGAGAATGTGCACCACCACAATATTGCTGTTAATTCCTCATGGTTAAGCAAAGGATACCTCTCTGAATTAAACATCTCTCTGAATCTGAAATTGCTAGAGTAAGAAGACATTTCATTTAGCCACATGAACAGTCAAAAACAAATCTATTCTCGCTGAGAGGGAAAATCTCCCATCAAATTCTATATTTGGTCCCCCAACTTTTGCATTAATATGCAGTTTCCATGGAAACAACATAACCCACACTCCAAACAGACCCTCAAAATCTGTGAACATCTTGGGGCAAAGCACTGTTCTTAGCACTGCCGTAACCAAAAGTATAGTACTTGAACATGACAAATAAAAAGGCTCCATGGCTCATTACTAACAACAGTAGCTGACTGCAAGTAGTTTCACTTTGAAAGCTCTTCTGGAAACATGCTGTATAATGAAAGCCATCATCATAGCTGTCTGGATAACTTAATAACACTTCAGTCTTCTTTTAcattccatccccatgtctagaTTAATCACATCCTGAAATGTCCCCCAGGGCACTGGCCATCTCTCCAAACTGTGTGATGATGTATGATGCCTCAGTTTGGTTTTCCTGACCGCTTTCATTCAGAAGGCAATACTGGTTCATAAATCTGTTTTTTAACACAGCTTAtctatacattttaaacaaaaaaaatagcATTCTATAGGTATACATGTACCCAGCAATCTACGTCCAATGTTAcacccgcaggaggccttttgccttttggtcggccgtcattgtatataagaattagttcttaactgacctagctaaataaaggttaaataaataaatacaatattatCATTTCAGACAGTGAGGGAAGTCCCTTTTAAGACAACACTCATTCATGGATTTGAATTGAACATGCAAGAGCACAATATGTGAATTGAAGGATTACCTAATGCAGAAAATAGGCCTAATCTTTGATGCCATCTTGAGGATGTAAGAGAAAGTAAAATCTGCAGTTGCTTCATTCATTTTTGAACGTATAACTTAATGATATGTAGCCACTGATTCTTGGAGAATGCAATTTATTAACGCcgcatgagcttagttcaactgtagtaccccatcagaacccaaaatataagattgttttactccaatgttcgTAAAGAAAGTAAATGTAAATATCGGAGGCTCCCGAGTgccgcagctgtctaaggcactgccctACCAGCTATAATAATCTTTGGTACTGTACACAATGATATAATGTCCCGATAATTTTATGTGCCACACAGGCCTCTCAACCAAGCTTGGCCAGAAGACCGGTATCAAATACAGGGAAACTACTACACAGTATGTTACTACAATCCAGAGTGTACACCATAACCGTAGGTGCACATATGCCTACAATTGGAAATTCCCTGAATAGGGCATACAGTTGGTGAAAGTATTTTATGTTGATTCATATCAACCACCTACTTAAGCATCCTACTAGTTTGAAGTAATCCATTGCTAATATAATGTGTAAATGTTTACACAAGAAGTTGAGATAGATGAGAACAACCTGATCACATTTTTCATATCAACTTCTCTCAAGCCCCACTCCCCATGTGCGAACTATTTGATAACAAGAAAGCATGCGGAAACGCTCTGTCACAATAGATGGGGCGGGACTTGAAGCGAAACTCCAGGTTCCAAAATGGCAGCGTCCATGGAGCTAAGCTTGAACAATTTACCCTCCGATCCTTTGCTGTTAATGTTATCCTTTCTTGACTTTAGAGATTTGATCAGGTATGTATAACACGCTTCAGAGGGATAAATGCCTGTGCACGAAATACCATACGAGTTTATGTTGCGTAATAGAGCTATGCTTAGCTACAGAAGCTGGCTATAGTTAGCGTTCTCAAGATGTTGTTAGCTAAGCAAATAATTCACTTTTGTttactagctagcttgctattgCATGACACTATGTTGTCTTTCCTGATTGTTTGGTCATTAGTCTTATTCAATATGACAGTTGCAGGTATATTTATTACATAAAAATGTAACTTTCAATTAGCCGTGAGCTAATTTACCGTCGCTAGCTAGGGTTGGCTAGTAGCTAGGCTAATGCTGCGTTCCTAACCAAGTAGGAAGGTGGTATTTAGTAGTTACATAAGTTACATAAAGAATCCACTTTAACgcccctccaactggtaattactaatGGGAAATGTCTATCATCCATGTGCTGACCGTCACCTACTAAGAAATGACCTAGATAACAGCATTTTCGGCAGTAACATttattatttataaaaaataaatagctatgtttttttaacactcatttgtttacaagcatgatagCTCTACTTTAAGTTGATTGGGCTTGTTGGCCATCAGCCAATCAGTGTTTCTCAACGAGTTCAAAGCACTTGAATGCAGCCAACTTGTATTTACGACTTCACAGCTGATAATTACCACCTTCCCACTTTGATATTAAAGCAGCATAATGGTTTGTTTTGGTTTCAGATGCCTTGttgttgtagctagctaatgttacttcTCCGCTATCCCATTCAAATTAGACTGTAAATGTTATTAGACATTATACCGCGTCTATTCCCAAAGCTGTCTGCCGCCTGTAGACGCTCCGACGCTGTACACAAATGCTCTGTATAAACAAAAAGAGCCCAGCACGGGATACAATTTTCGAAACATTTGGAACTTAAAGGTGcgatatgcagaaatcgctccgccatttcctggttgcaaattGTTTTGTTTATATGACAAAGCAATGCATAGTGTTGAGAATCATTGTacaatctaaaccgctgtgaaatatattttcaataaccgaACAATATTgttttttcagctgtttgaacctggtgtacaaaaccgaacgTAAAAGACTCAAAAACTAAATTTAGGAATAGGAatcatagaaatagcacacagaaCATATCTACCGGTTCTTGTACTTGCTTTAAAGACAGCATGACAGAAAACAGCCACAATGGGCAGAAGCTGGTCGTTCCTGGGTATGAGAGTACTTTAATCTAAATAATTATGTCTAGATTTGTTTTTTGTGCAGCTGAATAAGATGAATTTACATGAAAAACTGCAGACCCTAagtgtatattttgtattttaaagATTATTTCTCACTAGTATGAAAGTTAAGTTCCAAAAGTTTACAATACCTTATCGCTAGTGAGGTGTATTTGCATTTAGACAGAGCGTCGGTATTGAACGGAGAGCAGGGATTATAGTTCATGAGGGAGTCAACTGTGATCAGTACCATAAGCTGAGAACCCAAGGGGTGCAGGCTGTAATCTGGGTATACCCAAAGACGAAGAGAGGTCCAACTCGGCTGAAAATCTTTGTCCCTCCAGCGGGTGGTGTTTTTTTTCGTTTCGCCCATCAAGCAAGgtgtttttgtatggaggtcaatgagagtgtcAAATTTGGTCATCAAAAAAATGTATGGCTTATTTGTTCTGTGAGAtttatttgatcgaatataaGTTTGGTAATGCTTATGTTGTTACGGAGTGTATTGATATAAGGAAGACATTTACATCCGGGCAACTTTGAGAACACTTTATATCAGAATGGCAATGCCTATTCATGACATGAGGCTAGTAACATAGCATCTCCATTGAAAACAGGCGGAAACGATAGGCTGGAGCTTTACAGCCTGCAGTGCCGCTTTGTGgacattgttttttatttttgtttaactaggcaagtcagttaagaacacattcttatttacaatgacggcctaccaaaaggcctcctgcggggacaggggttgggataaaaaaaataaaaaaaattatttatgaggacaaaacacacatcatgcatcaacacaacatggcagcagcacaacatagtacaagcattattgggcacagacaacagcacaaagggcaaaaaGGTTAGGGCGGAGAGACATGTATCTTTACAGTATATCGATAATCTTTGGTATACACATTGGGTTCTTGAGAGCTACTTATTTGCCAGACTATTAGCGTCCGAGCTAGCTAATGCTAACCTGGATCTATTGATTTTATAAGCCTCAAATTATTCTTCCCTGTATGAAGTGTGATTTCAAGAGAAATTGGCTAGCTAGTATAAATAGCAAGCTAGCTTTGCCgtcttatacagttgaagtcggaagtttacatacacttaggttagagtcattaaaactcgtttttcaaccactccacaaatttcttgttaacaaactttggttttggcaagtcagttaggacatctactttgtgcatgacaagtaatttttccagcaattgtttacagacagattatttaatttataattcactgtatcacaattccagtgggtcagaagtttacatgcacttagttgactgcctttaaacagcttgcttggaaaattccagaaaatgatgtcatggctttaaaagcttctgataggctaattgacatcatttgagtcaattggaggtgtacctgtggatatatttcaaggtctaccttcaaactcagtgcctctttgcttgacatcatgggaaaatctaaataaatcagctaagacctcagaaaaaaaatggtagacctccacatgtctggttcatccttgggagaaatttccaaacgcctgaaggtaccacgttcatatgtaaaaacaatagtacgcaagtataaacaccatgggaccacgcagccgtcataccgctcaggaaggagaaacgttctgtctcctagagatgaacgtactttggtgagaaaagtgcaaatcaatcccagaacaacagcaaaggaccttgtgaagatgctgaaggaaacaggaacaaaagtatctatatccacagtaaaacgagtcctatatcaacataacctgaaaggccgctcttcaaggaagaagccactgctccaaagccaccataaaaaagccagtctacggtttgcaactgcacatggggacaaagatcatgagaaatgtcctctggtgtgatgaaacaaaaatataactgtttggccataatgaccatctttatgtttggaggaaaaagggggaaggtggcaagccaaagaacaccatcccaactgtgaaggtggcagcatcatgttctaggggtgctttgctgcaggagggattggcgcacttcacaaaatagatggcatcatgaggtaggaaaatgagatggatataatgaagcaacatctcaagacatcagtcaggcaggaacttaaagcttggtcgcaaatgggtcttccaaatggacaatgaccccaagcatacttccaaagttgtggcagaatggcttaaggacaacaaagtcaagatactggagtggccatcacaaagctctgacctcaatcctatagaaaatgtgtgggcagaactgaaaaagtgtgtgcgagcaaggaggcctacaaacctgactcagtttcaccagctctgtcaggagggatggggcaaaattcacccaacttattgtgggaagcttgtggaaggctacctgaaacgtttggcccaagttaaataatttaaaggcaatgctaccaaatgctaattgagtgtatgtcaaatcaaataaaatgtatttatatagcccttcgtacatcagctgatatctcaaagtgctgtacagaaacccagcctaaaaccccaaacagcaagcaatgcagatgtagaagcacgtatgtaaacttctgacccactgggaatgtgatgaaagaaataaaagctgaaataaatcattctctgctattattctgacattttatattattaaaataaagtggtgatcctagctgacctaagacaggacatttttactagcattaaatgtcaggatttatGAAATACTgagtttttaaatatttttgtctaaggtttatgtaaacttccgtcttcaactgtaaCAGCTaatttgagctagctagctgtcagCTGATTGAATTTCCACAGGTATCGCACCATCACATCCTGATATACCGAAATTCATGCAAAGAACCTGCTAACTAGcaataactttttttattttctatccATAGTTGCAGTTTTGTGAGTAGACGACTCAACGAGCTTTCCGGTCACAACCCATTATGGAAAGGCCTCTGTTTGAAACATTGGCTCTTAACTGAGTAAGTCTGttgatcaacaacaaaaaacatggaTTTCATCAGCCTATGGACAGTGTAAAGCCTGTGTATGAGAATCTTGTCTAGCAAAGAGTAGAGTTGTAGTTAACTTCCTCTGGTTTGTGGTGAAGGGTAACAGCAAAACATTCACATAAAAACCTTTCAAATTGAAAAGGATTCAAAATGGCTTGGACCAACATTATTTTAATCTCTTATTGGATGTAATAATTAGGAATGTTTGTATTGAATGTGTTTATTTTGCAAACGGAAATTATACAGATATGTTTTATTAAGCtaaatattttgttgttgttgagcagGTCAGACAAAATTCAGAAGGTTCAAACCTGGAAGGAACTCTTCCGAGAGTTCTATACTGACTTGGGTCGTTACATTGATCACTATGGCACCCTGAAGAAAGCCTGGGATGACCTGAAGAGATACCTTGACCAGCAGTGCCCCAGGATGATTGCCTCTCTCAAAGGTAAACCTCCACAAGGAATGCACATCACCACTTCAGGGGATTTGATAGCTGTGGGATGGTTCAATGGAACCATTAGGCCTtatttgggcggcaggtagcccagttagagcgttgggacactaaccaaaaggttgctagatcgaatccccaagctgacaaggtaaaaatctgtcgtactgcccctgaacaagacagttatcccactgttcctaggccgtcattgtaaataaggttttgttcttaactgacttgcctagttaaataaaggttatgtaaaaaaaaaagtagaaaaTTATCTTAACCTTCAACCAATATGTTGATGGATTTCCAAATGTATTGGATAGAAAATCCATACCTTGCCTAAGTCATTTTATGATTTCCCCTGAGCAGAGGGAGCAAAGGAGGAAGAGCTGGATGGCATTGAGGCCCAGATTTGTTGCAAGCTTTCAAATGACTATCGGTGCTCATACCGGATACACAATGGGCAGAAGCTGGTCGTTCCTGGGTATGAGAATTCATCAATTCAAATAATTGTTtgtctatttatttttttgtgctGCTGAGCTGAATAAGATGAATTTACATGAACAAATTTACATAAAAGTATACTTATGGTAAAAGTGATCTACCCCTATTTTCTTCCAGGTTAATGGGAAGCATGGCCTTGTCTAACCACTACCGCTCAGAGGACCTGCTGGATATTGAAACGGCAGCAGGTGGCTTTCAGCAGCGCAAGGGCATGAGGCAGTGTTTGCCCCTCACCTTCTGCTTCCACACAGGCCTCAGCCAATACATGGCCCTGGAGGGCACTGAGGGCCGCAGCCGCAGCGAGATCTTCTACCACTGCCCGGTCAGTTTTCATATGAGACCCCGGCCCCCTCCCCAATTACAACTGGGAGACAGCCTTTTATTCTCACACACAGGTTAAGGATGAAAAGAATAAGGAAGTGGGTAGCATTGCTTAGTAATAATAAACCACTCCTTAATTTGAGTGTTATATAACTTTCAGTATTTGGGACAGATATAACTCATTGCAACTGGGGGGAGCCATTTTCTAGCTATCTCACCACGTCAGTTGCAAACAGCTTACAGTGTTTACGTTTCATAACTTGTCTGGGACAAGGACAACTCTTTGCCACTGGGGGCAGCCCTTTTCTAGCTATGGTATCTCACCACAGGCAGGAGATAATGTTGAATAATGGAAATTAACTaatggcagtggtggaaaaagtacccagtaaaataatacttaagtaaaattataaatatcttaagatatatatattttttatacttaagtataagtataaataatttcacattccatatattaagcaaaccatacagcacaatttttatttttaaatttaagGATAGCttgggacacactccaacactcaagacaaaatttacaaacaaagcatttgtgtttagtgagtccgccagatcagagacagtagggatgaccagggatgttctcttgataagtttgtgaatttgaccattttcctgtcctgctaagcattcgaaatagaatgagtacttttgggtgtcaggaaaaatgtatggagaaaaaagtacattattttctttaggaatgtagtggagtaaaagttgtcaaaaatataaatagtaaagtacagatagccCAAAACTtctttaagtagtactttaaactATTTTTACTTAAGTGCTTTACACCACTGACTAATGGATGACTAATAGGATTGTTCTACATGTTTCTATTGTAGGATCAAATGGCACAAGATCCATCTGCAATTGACATGTTCATCACAGGTATGATGAGCTATTAGTTTGTTACATATATTATACAAATATTTCAGTTATGTTGTGTGAAAATGTTTCATTGCAACATCTCACTGCAAGTTGAGCAATTGTAAACTTTTATTTGGATGCTTAACAACTAGGTTGTTATGCACTTCTTGGATTTGTTCAAGGTACAGAGGATGCAGCACCCGGTTAATCTCTCCCCAATCAGACTTAAACAGGAAGGCACTGCTCTCATTCttcaaatataaataaatacaacacaGCACTCCATGAATTGAATAatttaattaacctttatttaactaggcaagtcagttaagaacaaattcttatttacaattaatttaaaaaaatggaacTCTGGATTATTTGCGAAATAAATATTTATTGATATTCCATGTGTTAGTTCCTCAACATATGGGTTTGAACTTCTAATGCAGTGTCTCACACTGTCTCATTATTTTGCTTCCTCTTACTCTAATTTCTCACCTTAGGGTCCAGCTTTACTGAGTGGTTTACCTCATACGTCCATAATGTGGTTACAGGAGAATACCCCATCATCCGGGATCAGATCTTCAGGTAACCTCTATTAACTTTCCCTTTCTGGAATACCTAACAGGCACATGCAGGAAGGTCGTAGTTTCTGTGTCATTATGGCAATATGTAGTAAGGCTGACCCCATGTcgtcgactggtcgattgtttggtcaataggctgttggtcgaccaagatttatttagtcgagcagtagcaaaataatatatacagtaccagtcaaaagtttggacacacctactcattcaagggtttttctttatttttactattttctacattgtagaataatagtgaagacaaactatgaaataacacatggaatcatgtagtaaccaaaaaaagtatttaaatatgttttatatttgagaatcttcaaagtaggcaccctttgccttgatgacatctttgcagactcttggcattctcgcaaccagcttcacctggaatgcttttccaacagtcttggagttcccacatatgctgagcacttgttggctgcttttccttcactctgcggtcctacTCATCtcaaacatctcaattgggttaaggtcggtgattgtggaggccaggtcatctgatgcagcactccatcactctcctccttggtcaaatacacaggctggaggtgtcattgtcctgttgaaaaacaaatgatagtcccactaagcacaaaccagatgggatggcatattgctgcagaatgctgtggtagccatgctggttaagtgtgtcttaaaatctaaataaatcagaccgtgtcaccagcaaagcaccataacaccacctcctccatgcttcacggtgggaaccacgcatgcgaacatcatctgttcacctactctgcatctcacaaagacagcggttggaaccaaaaatcaaaaaATGTGCACTCTTCAgaccaaggacagatttccactggtctaatgtcaattgcttgtgtttcttggcccaagcaagtcccttCTTATTGGTTTCCTTTAGAAGTGTTTTCCACAGTTTTccacaatttgaccatgaaggcctgattcacacagtctcctctgaacagttgatggtgagatgtgtctgttacttgaactctgtggcttttatttgggctgcaacctctgaggctggtaactcgaatgaacttatcctctgcagcagaggtaactctgggtcttccattcctgagacggtcctcatgagtgccaggttcatcatagcgcatgatggtttttgcagctgcacttgaagaaacattcaaggttcttgacattttccttaaagtaatgatggactgtcgtttctctttgcttatttgagctgttcttgccataatatagacttggtgttctaccaaatagggctatcgtctgtataccacccctaccatgtcacaacacaactgattgtctcaaaagCATTGGGAaggaaggaaattccacaaattaacttttaacaagggacacctgtttaaatgcattccaggtgactacctcatgaagctggttgagagaattccaagtgtgtgcaaggctgtcaaggcagagtgtggctactttgaagactaaaatacatttagatttaacacttttttggttattacaaaATTCCATGTTTGTTATttcagtgttgatgtcttcactattattctacaatgtggaaaatagtcaaaataaagaaaaacccttaaatgagtaggtgtgtccaaacttttgactggtactgtatgtctacagaaataagacagatcttgctctgttgcctgtttgagtgtttgtttaatagcctactgattccatGAGCACCAAGCATCACGCAATGACATGTCaagtaaacaatttcacaaattcgTCTTTTTAATCTTTgctttgctgtaataaaggctttacactTAATTTTGTCAGAACAGCATATCTGGTATTGTTTATAATTTATTGTGTTTACACTGTTCAAATTATATTATTGATAATTATAATAATGCTCCAtgtaatgtcattatcattaaTATGCTTAATAGACTTGTATAACCACCATTTGATTTttagtttatatacactaagttgactgtgcctttaaaacagcttcgaaaattccagaaaatgatgtcatatctttagaagcttctgattggctaattggcatcatttgagtcaattggaggtgtacatgtggatgtatttcaaggcctatcttcaaactcagtgcctctttgcttgacatcatgcgaaaatcaaaagaaatcagccaagacctcagggggaaaaaaacaagcatacttccaaggttgtggcaaaatggcttaaggacaacaaagtcaaggtattggagtggccatcacaaagccctgacctcaatcctatagaacatttgtgggcagaactggaaaaagtgtgtgtgagcaaggaggcctacaaacctgactcagttgcaccagctctgtcaggaggaatgggccaaaattcacccaactttttgtgggaagcttgtggaaggctacctggaacgtttgacacaagttaaacaattttaaaggcaatgctaccaaatactaaatgactatgtaaacttctgacccactggcaatgtgatgaaataaataaaagctgaaataaataattctctactttgacattttacattcttaaaataatgtggtgatcctaactgacctaagacggggaatttatactaggattaaatgtcaggaattgtgaaaaactgagtttaaatgtatttgactaaggtgtatgtaaacttccggatttctgttttattttgtaata
It contains:
- the LOC139411327 gene encoding F-box only protein 3 isoform X1 translates to MAASMELSLNNLPSDPLLLMLSFLDFRDLISCSFVSRRLNELSGHNPLWKGLCLKHWLLTESDKIQKVQTWKELFREFYTDLGRYIDHYGTLKKAWDDLKRYLDQQCPRMIASLKEGAKEEELDGIEAQICCKLSNDYRCSYRIHNGQKLVVPGLMGSMALSNHYRSEDLLDIETAAGGFQQRKGMRQCLPLTFCFHTGLSQYMALEGTEGRSRSEIFYHCPDQMAQDPSAIDMFITGSSFTEWFTSYVHNVVTGEYPIIRDQIFRYVHDKQCVATTGDITVSVSTSFLPELSSVHPPHFFFTYRIRIEMAKDALPENACQLDSRYWKITNANGNVEEVRGPGVVGEFPVMTPGKVHEYASCTTFSTTSEYMEGHYTFHRLKNKEEIFDVCIPRFHMVCPPFRESIVRSQGSARDVSSASFNEDNSSDTDDHNEGELRGINMAAPGGRCPRHI
- the LOC139411327 gene encoding F-box only protein 3 isoform X2; this translates as MAASMELSLNNLPSDPLLLMLSFLDFRDLISCSFVSRRLNELSGHNPLWKGLCLKHWLLTESDKIQKVQTWKELFREFYTDLGRYIDHYGTLKKAWDDLKRYLDQQCPRMIASLKEGAKEEELDGIEAQICCKLSNDYRCSYRIHNGQKLVVPGLMGSMALSNHYRSEDLLDIETAAGGFQQRKGMRQCLPLTFCFHTGLSQYMALEGTEGRSRSEIFYHCPDQMAQDPSAIDMFITGSSFTEWFTSYVHNVVTGEYPIIRDQIFRYVHDKQCVATTGDITVSVSTSFLPELSSVHPPHFFFTYRIRIEMAKDALPENACQLDSRYWKITNANGNVEEVRGPGVVGEFPVMTPGKVHEYASCTTFSTTSEYMEGHYTFHRLKNKEEIFDVCIPRFHMVCPPFRESIVRSGSARDVSSASFNEDNSSDTDDHNEGELRGINMAAPGGRCPRHI